The following is a genomic window from Nymphaea colorata isolate Beijing-Zhang1983 chromosome 3, ASM883128v2, whole genome shotgun sequence.
GCCTGTTGAAGGAGTGCAGGTATGCACTTCTTAATTGCTGGCTGTTTTAAATGTGCTTTTGTGTAACTAGTCAGGAAACAgtcttctctctcattttccccAACAAGGGGCTTAAGAAGAGTGGTACAGTTAGATAGGTTGTCCTATAATGTATCCTAGATGATAGAACTGTGTCCTATATTTGATAAAATGGGAACAGATTCATGCAATACTTTATACGTTGATTGGAATGTACCATCTTCTAGAAGAAGGATGTCCATGGATGGCTTAAACAACCAAAAGTTGATTCACCAGGCAGGATTCATGTTACAGATTTTTTCAGATCAGCTACTGTGAGAGTGAAGATCTCTATTTGGTTCAGCAATAAATTGTGAATCCTCCATGCCTTGTATTCAACATGTCTGCAGCCCTAGAATATAGGAGGCTTTTCTCAGTATAGAAAACAAATTAGTCATTTAGCATCACATTTAACTGAAATCCTAAATGAAATTAGGAGTATGCCTTGCCTAAAACCTAACTTAATGGAGATGTCGGTTCTTACTTCCTACTTGCATAGGATAATGGTTCAATGAGATTCGTGGTCTCTTGTTGCAGATTGGAATTGGCTTCCTGCATTGCAAATCCAGCTTGTGCAGCAAATATAGCTTGCCTTCAAACATGCAACAATCGACCTGATGAAACTGAGTGTCAGGTTGGTAATATGATCTATATGATGACTCGTGAGATAATTAATGTTCAAAAGGGTACTTTATTGTGTCTTAACCTGATGCCTGTTTCTGGAAGGCTGGGTCTTGGGTGTTGACTGAGGAACCTAGTTGTTATAGTTCGCCATATATTTGAACGCCATCCTGTGTCTACTAAGATTGAAATTTTAGTGTTCTGCAGTTAATAAGTTTCTTTTGTGTAGTTGATGCTTGCAGATTAAATGCGGAGATTTGTTTGAGAATACTGTTGTAGATCAATTCAATGAGTGTGCTGTCTCACGCAAGAAATGTGTGCCCCGGAAGATGGATGTTGGGGAATTCCCTGTCCCAGATCCCTCTGCACTTGTTAGGAGCTTCAATATTGCTGATTTCAGAGGGAAGTGGTACATAAGCAGTGGACTGAATCCTACCTTTGACACTTTTGATTGTCAACTTCATGAATTCCAGCCTGAATCGGAGAAACTAATTGGGGACTTGACATGGCGGATAAAAACCCCAGATGGTGGCTTCTTCACCCGATCAACTAAGCAAAGATTTGTGCAAGACCCGATGCAACCTGGGATCCTTTATAATCACAACAACGAGTTTCTTCATTATGAAGATGATTGGTAACTAACTGAATATTCAGTTGTATTGTATTAAAAGCCTTTCTTGTCCTCAGATTTTGACTCCACAGCAAACCTCAGGAAAATATCAACTGTTTTTGCAGGTACATTCTGTCATCCAAGGTAGAAGATAAGCCAGATGACTATATATTTGTGTACTATAGAGGTAGAAATGATGCATGGGATGGATATGGGGGCGCTGTTGTGTACACAAGAAGTAAGGTTTTACCAGACAAAATTATTCCTGAACTAGAAATGGCAGCCAGCAGAGTGGGCTTAGACTTCAAGAAGTTCATTAGGACAGACAACACATGTGGCCCTGAGCCACCTCTTGTGGagaggctggagaagaagatagaggagggagagaaaacCATCGTACAGGAGGTTGAAGAGCTAGAAGGGGAGGTTGAGAAGGTGAGAAAGACTGAAATGAGCTTGTTCCAGCGGCTGGCAGAGGGTTTTAAGGTACTGAGAGAGGATGAAGAATTTTTCCTCAAGGAGCTCAGTGAGGAGGAGATGGACATTCTGGGAGGGCTGAAAATGGAAGCGACAGAGCTTGGGAAGCTGTTCAATGAAGCCTTGCCTTTGAGAAAGCTTAGATAGTTCAGATTTTGTCCTTTTCATCACCAGTTGACTGAGATTACCATATCCCATATTATCATTCATTAATATATTCTATGCAGATACCATTCATCCCAAAACATGATGTCATATCTGATATCATTAATTCAAGGATGAAAACGCAAGCCTCACATCCTTGACTGTCATTTCTATTCAGAGAACCAAGACGATTCCGTAAAATAATATGGTGGAAACAACCTGCAGGTCACTTTTCACAGTAGGAGCCCTCATGCTTGTCTTCATGGTTCGTTAATAAACAATTGGAATAGCTATCTATGAAGCACATAACATAAGGATTTAAGGCTGTAGCCTCAGCACATTGTTGTTTTCATAGCATGAAGGAGTGGATCCGGAATTGTGAACTGAGTTTTGTGGGTTGAGCTTGCATTTGTGTGATCCAATAAAGCacatgggtttttttttttcctgagcATCTTCTGCAAAGCTGACCATTAAGTTGTGCCCTCAATGACTAAGGATGCTCTAAAATTACGAACTCGAACTAGATTATTGCAAGCAACTATGGGTATCAACTCATAGGAAGATGGTACCAGAAATACAATCTTTTAAATGTAGCGACAGTAAGCAAAGTATACACCAATTATCCTAGGTACATTCTCTCTTTCAAACCAACACCAAGACTATTTCAGCACTTGCGCAAAGTAgagcaaaaaaatgaatttttgtcTTCAATATAAATGGTCTTTGAAAGCTATATACAGTCTGCATCAGGCCTTCTTGTCACATGCCAAAGCAACGGTGGATCTGCAGATTAAGAAAAAGTTTAGTGGGAGAAAATGGCAGTAGAAAAGAATGAAGAgggttttgttttttccttttgcttacCCAAGATCTACGAACTTCCTGCCTCGGGGTCGCGGCATAATGATCTGGTGTCTTTACTGTAATTGCAGGAGCTCTCCGAGCTCCT
Proteins encoded in this region:
- the LOC116250639 gene encoding violaxanthin de-epoxidase, chloroplastic, which produces MGTFAYPTYLSREDGVHILCESITTGVSRSFGRAHFQRDFMKMNLQPSSGSPRICVWSNSYGAYRKALLQSRVMRMHVTRNSKASTYGSDSFEVHEKHQPLVKFLLDPFKEWTHLPLMMAAGFLTFTLLFIPSADAVDALKTCACLLKECRLELASCIANPACAANIACLQTCNNRPDETECQIKCGDLFENTVVDQFNECAVSRKKCVPRKMDVGEFPVPDPSALVRSFNIADFRGKWYISSGLNPTFDTFDCQLHEFQPESEKLIGDLTWRIKTPDGGFFTRSTKQRFVQDPMQPGILYNHNNEFLHYEDDWYILSSKVEDKPDDYIFVYYRGRNDAWDGYGGAVVYTRSKVLPDKIIPELEMAASRVGLDFKKFIRTDNTCGPEPPLVERLEKKIEEGEKTIVQEVEELEGEVEKVRKTEMSLFQRLAEGFKVLREDEEFFLKELSEEEMDILGGLKMEATELGKLFNEALPLRKLR